Within Deltaproteobacteria bacterium, the genomic segment GCCATCGTCCAAGTTGTGCGCTGCTTCGAAGACGCCGACGTGCACCATGTCTCCGGCAACATCGATCCGGTGCGCGACATCGAAGTCATCAACACCGAACTCATGCTCGCCGATCTCGAAACCGTGAAGAAGCGGCGCGAGCGCATCGCCAAGGAGATCAAGCGCGGCGACAAAGCCGCCGCCGCCGAGGACGCCCTGCTGGTGAAAATCGAAACCGCCCTCGACGCTGGCAAGCCAGCTCTCACTGTCGAACTGACGCCGGAAGAACACGCCATGTCCGCGCAGTTTTTCCTGCTCTCCGACAAGCGCACGATCTTCGCCTGCAACGTCAAAGAGTCCGACTTGGCCACCGCCGATCAGAACAGCTACGTGCAAAAAGTGCGCGACTACGTGAAAACCCATCTCGCTTGCGAAGCGGTGGTGATCAGCGCGCAGATCGAGAGCGACCTCGTCGATCTCGAACCCGCCGACGCTGAAGCCTTTCTCAAAGAACTCGGCGTACAAGAAAGCGGCATCGGCGCGCTCATCCGCGCAACTTATCATCTGCTCGGGTTGCGGACTTATCTCACCGCCGGCGAAAAAGAAGTGCGTGCCTGGACCATTCACGCCGGCGACACCGCCCCCAAAGCCGCCGGCGTCATCCACTCCGACTTCGAACGCGGCTTCATCAAAGCCGAAACCGTTTCTTACGAGGACTTAGTTCAATGCGGCTCCGTCGCCGCGGCCCGTACGAAGGGCTTATATCGCATGGAAGGGAAAGAATACGTCGTGCAGGATGGGGATGTGATGTTGTTTAAGTTCAATGTTTAGTGAACAAGCTGAAAATGCGCAGCCGAAAGTAAATCCTGTTACGTTAACCAGGGAGACCCATTAAGAATAGTCGCGTAAAGAAAGCAACAGAGCCAAATTCAATCCATGAAGATTGCGCCTCAGAGTTTCTATGCAGCTATCGCTGCTGGCTGCGCCACGGTTTTGCCCTTGGTCGGGGTGCAATTAGTCGTTGATTATTTCGATTCACCCGCTAAAGGTCCGGATCGGGCAACAATGGCAGTGATCTTCCTAACGCCCATTATCATCTTGGGATTTGCAGCCTACTTTGTTGGAGTCAGGATATTACTTTCATTGCTTCGGCTCGATTCGCTTCGTACGGCATTGATCGTAAGCGCGCTCACTGTCGGCGTTCTAATAAGCTGGATGATTTTCAACGACCCGTCATCAAGCCCGAATACGTTCTGGGGATTTGTCGGACCTTCTTGCATAGTTCTTACATCCCTCGTCGCGGGAACTTTTGTGTACGAGTGGGCGCGTCAACGTATTCATCCGAACTGGTGAAATAGACCACAATACACATGACCGCTCACGTAGCGATGAATGCGACTCCGTCACCGCCGCGCGCACCAAGGGCTTGTGCCGCATGGAAGGGAAAGAATATGTCGTGCAGGATGGGGATGTGATGTTGTTTAAGTTCAATGGGTAGTGCGCGCCTCGGTCGCGAACGGAAACGAAGATGAAACAACGAAAACTCAAACTATTGGAAACCATCGCACTGCTTCAAGACATACCATCCCGCAAGCTGAAACGCGGCGAAGTTGGCACGGTAGAAGAAATCCTTGCGCCCAATTTTTACGAAGTTGAATTCTGTGATGACGAAGGGCAAACCTACGCCGAACTGGCGTTACGCGGCATACAGATCATCCCGTTACATAACCAGAGCCCATTAAGAATTGTCGCGTGAGCAAAGAGGCCCACGACAGCTCCAATCTATAGAATTGGTATTATGCCCCCGGACCTTTGTCTCTTTCATTTTCCAAAACTGTGGCTACAATAGGTCCGTGGCTCGAGCACTCTCCCCGGATGATGTTCTCTTTGAAGTTTTGAGTCCGCTTGGATTTCGTGTACGCGTCACACGCGGCTACTGGGAAGTCATCGTTTCGATCAAGCATCCGGTCATGGCGGGACATGAACAGGATGTCAAAGAAACGCTTGAAACTCCCAGCGAGATTCGATTGAGCAAGAACGATTCGACAGTTCACCTGTTTTACCGGCAGAAAGAGATCGGACGATGGGTATGTGCTGTGGCCAAGCGTCTCGATGGTGAAGGCTTTCTGATTACAGCTTACCCAACCGACGCGATCAAAGAAGGAGAACAGATATGGCCCAAGTGAAAGTTTTTTACGATGAAACCGGCAATACGCTCACCGTCTGGTTTGGCGATCCTGAGAGCGAGTACATCAGCGAGGAAACCGGTGAGGAAGTCATCCTCATGAAGGACAAGGCTGGTCATGTCATCGGTTTTGAAAAGCTCAATTTCACGGTCGCCAAACCCAAGCATCTACAAGTGGCGTTCGAAACGGTAGGCGGCTAACGGAATTTTCACCCCGATGTGGTTCGCTACTGTCTCGTCTGTCAAGCCTGACACGGAATCAGTGGATGGCCGTATATCACTGCATGATCTTGCTTTAAGAATCACTAGAAACTTGTAGGTGCAAAAAATATAGACACGTCCGAACAGATACTCCGACAACTTCGTTGGATCAAGTGGTTAAACGCATTCATCGCGATCAGTTTCGCAGTAACTGCCGGCTCGTTTGTGTGGGTAAGCCTTGAGATGCCTCGCACCACATCCAACGCTGCTTATTCTGCCTCCTTTACGAACCAGGGCACAAACCTCTTAAACAAAGGCAAGGCAAAAGAAGTCATCCTGTTGGCAGAAGAACGCGAAAAGAAGTCTCCTATGGATCCGTACGTGTATTGGTTTCGGGGCAAAGCCTACTACCAATTAGGAGAGTATGATGCTGCGTTAAAAGATATACTTGTTGCGGACGAGATCTGCCCAGTGTGGCACGAAGAATATACCGGGCCTTTCATCAAGAGAATCAAAGAAAAACTTACTGAGAAGGGCTAGGAACGACGTCGTTGCACGTAACATTTGCGTGGGGCGGATGCCACGCAAACTCGGGCTGTTTTTCGATACATCTGTAACGACTCCGCTCACGCTAACGTTAGTTTTGCTAACCTTTCAATTCAAACTTCCCATCCTTATCCTGACCGATTTTCTCTTCTTCATACAACCGCGCCAGCGCACTCGCGACGGTCTTGTAATCCGCCTTGGGAAACTTATCCAAGAGATCGGCGAAGAAACAGTGCGACTTGCCGAGAGCCGCGACGATCTTCTCAACCAGTAATTCCACTGTTTCTGCTGACGTTGCATTGGCTTTTGCCTTTACCGTGACATCGGAAACGCCGACGTAATCGCTCAACTTAACCTTGCCCTGATTGAAATAAATGATCCGCTGGTACCGCTCGGCCGGAATATTTTCCGGGATCGTCGCGTCGATGCCCATCTTCGCTGTCGTCGGAACTTTGCCGTACAATGGCAGCGGCAAAGATGGATCGAGCGGCTTAGAGCGCGCGTTGGAGACGATGACGACATCGCGGTCGGCTTGCACGCGGGTCGCGACGGCCCACTCCACGTCGATGGGATCAAACACGTCGATATCGTCGTCGACGATGGTCACGTGTTTGATATCGGCGATGGACAAGAGCGCCATGATCGCGTTCTTGCCGTCGCCGGGAACTTTTTTGATCGACGCAATGATATGCCAGTGGCAACAGCCGCCGGGCGTGACGTTGATCCCAACCGTCTGCACGCCCGCTTCAGCCAATACGCGGCGCGCCGCGGCTTCGTAGATCGGCGCCGACATCCAGATATTTTCCCAAGGCATCTGCAGCGCGTAGTACATAGCGTCCTTGCGGTGCATGATCGA encodes:
- a CDS encoding DUF4258 domain-containing protein, with translation MARALSPDDVLFEVLSPLGFRVRVTRGYWEVIVSIKHPVMAGHEQDVKETLETPSEIRLSKNDSTVHLFYRQKEIGRWVCAVAKRLDGEGFLITAYPTDAIKEGEQIWPK
- a CDS encoding tetratricopeptide repeat protein, encoding MPRTTSNAAYSASFTNQGTNLLNKGKAKEVILLAEEREKKSPMDPYVYWFRGKAYYQLGEYDAALKDILVADEICPVWHEEYTGPFIKRIKEKLTEKG
- a CDS encoding DUF2283 domain-containing protein produces the protein MAQVKVFYDETGNTLTVWFGDPESEYISEETGEEVILMKDKAGHVIGFEKLNFTVAKPKHLQVAFETVGG
- the ychF gene encoding redox-regulated ATPase YchF — translated: MLRAGIVGLPNVGKSTLFNAITRTRKAEAANYPFCTIDPNVGMVTVPDARLYVLQQMVKTNVVIPAVIEFVDIAGLVKGASQGEGLGNKFLTHIREVDAIVQVVRCFEDADVHHVSGNIDPVRDIEVINTELMLADLETVKKRRERIAKEIKRGDKAAAAEDALLVKIETALDAGKPALTVELTPEEHAMSAQFFLLSDKRTIFACNVKESDLATADQNSYVQKVRDYVKTHLACEAVVISAQIESDLVDLEPADAEAFLKELGVQESGIGALIRATYHLLGLRTYLTAGEKEVRAWTIHAGDTAPKAAGVIHSDFERGFIKAETVSYEDLVQCGSVAAARTKGLYRMEGKEYVVQDGDVMLFKFNV
- a CDS encoding DUF4926 domain-containing protein translates to MKQRKLKLLETIALLQDIPSRKLKRGEVGTVEEILAPNFYEVEFCDDEGQTYAELALRGIQIIPLHNQSPLRIVA